Part of the Flavobacterium okayamense genome, GGTCACGAATGGTTTGGTAATAGTATAACGAGTAAAGATATTGCTGATATGTGGATTCATGAAGGGTTTACAACATATTCTGAAACCGTTTTTGTAGAATGTACGCAAGGATATGAAGCTGCTCAAAAATATGTAAATGGTCAATCAAGAAGTGTTTCAAATGACAGACCAATTATTGGTAAATTTGGGGTCAATAATGAAGGAAGTGGCGATATGTATTTTAAAGGTTCGTTATTATTGAATACACTTCGACACGTAATTAATGATGATGAAAAATGGTGGGCTTTAATTTTGAAATATTCTGAAACTTTTAAAAAACAAATTATCGATACTCAAACAGTTATTGATTTCTTTAACAAAGTATCTGGAATGGATTTAACGCCTATCTTTAAACAATATTTAGAAACTACTACTATTCCAACCTTTTCATATCGTATTGATAAGAACTATCTTTATTACAGATGGGAAGATGTAAATTCGGATTTTAATATGCCTTTTGATTTTGAGTACGATAAGAAAAAAATTCGTTTATATCCTACAACCAAAGAACAAAAAATTAAATTAAGAAGTTTAAAAAAGACTTCTAGTTATCAATTTTTTGATAATCATTTCTTTGTAAAAGTTGCTGAGAGTAATTAGTTTTAATTTTCTTTTAACAAATATTATTTTCCTAATTACTTAATTTTTAGTAATTTAGACAATAATTTTAAACCCATATATTATGGCTACAATTAGAGAGTTAAATAAATGGGCTAATGCACACACTAGCATTCCTCTCGATTTACTTAGAATTGCCTTTGGAGCTTTTCTATTTATTAAAGGGATATCATTTTTTACCGAAGGTAAATATCTTCATGAGATTTTAAGTACATCGGGAGGTTTTGGTAGTGAAATGCTTTTAATACATTATATTGCATTTGCCCACATGGTGGGAGGA contains:
- a CDS encoding DoxX family protein is translated as MATIRELNKWANAHTSIPLDLLRIAFGAFLFIKGISFFTEGKYLHEILSTSGGFGSEMLLIHYIAFAHMVGGVMIIIGFLTRWSIWAQLPIVICAFLINFIFEFNLSNTLQAGIALLLCIFFLFFGSGKHSADYYLQMEK